From one Gemmatimonas sp. UBA7669 genomic stretch:
- a CDS encoding TldD/PmbA family protein, with product MSSSRRSFLKQFGAGAALTLYSRDLFGQVLADSPRGRPLETRFKGMADIVLAEGKRAGCSYTDVRFTMSTALPGASVILRADGSSGGGFAGGFGGRGGGGGRGGGRRTLQNVPTDAEREPGGFGVRVIHSGVWGFASSPILTEDELRRVTRVAVEVAKASAIAKKADMKLAPVQPFQEHYITPMLKHPTSVSQTDKQAWAQAIAEKARAVKGVQSVNVGCNHNYEWRYYASSEGSYIEQELFTTSPTFSVTARVGDVTRTRNYPGVAGTGGWEFAENANFLANAEKVATDAVEMCTAKPLGSSGMKDIIMSPSHAMLTIHEIVAHATELDRIVGYEANYAGTSFVKLSDVGKLKYGSKLFNVTCDKTSTGLGTVGFDDDGVKTQKWPLIRDGVLVGLQTNRETAHFIGEKESRGCTFGSTWRDYPFLRMPNVHVEPGPANSPSLDQLIGDVKDGVMIDGRGSYSIDQQRYNGQFGGHIFWEIKNGKITRQVTDVTYNAITTDFWANLDGITGPNEWEMHGTGGDAKGQPTQTNSISHGSPWMLIRNINVGAAFD from the coding sequence ATGAGCTCCTCCCGTCGTTCGTTCCTCAAGCAGTTCGGCGCAGGCGCCGCACTCACGCTCTACTCGCGCGACCTCTTCGGTCAGGTGCTGGCGGATTCGCCGCGCGGACGCCCGCTGGAAACGCGATTCAAGGGCATGGCTGACATCGTGCTCGCAGAGGGCAAGCGGGCCGGCTGCAGTTACACCGACGTACGCTTCACCATGAGCACCGCGCTTCCCGGCGCAAGCGTCATTCTGCGCGCCGACGGCTCGTCGGGCGGTGGGTTTGCCGGCGGCTTTGGTGGCCGCGGTGGTGGTGGCGGACGCGGTGGTGGGCGTCGCACGCTGCAGAACGTGCCCACCGATGCCGAGCGCGAGCCCGGTGGGTTCGGCGTGCGTGTCATTCACAGTGGTGTGTGGGGCTTTGCTTCGAGTCCCATTCTCACCGAAGACGAACTGCGTCGCGTGACGCGGGTCGCGGTGGAAGTGGCCAAGGCCAGCGCGATTGCCAAGAAGGCCGACATGAAACTCGCGCCCGTGCAGCCGTTTCAGGAGCACTACATCACGCCCATGCTCAAGCACCCGACGTCGGTTTCGCAGACCGACAAGCAGGCCTGGGCGCAAGCCATCGCCGAGAAGGCGCGGGCGGTGAAGGGTGTGCAGTCGGTGAACGTGGGCTGCAACCACAACTATGAGTGGCGCTACTACGCCAGCAGCGAAGGCTCGTACATCGAGCAGGAGCTCTTCACCACTTCGCCCACATTCTCCGTGACGGCGCGTGTTGGTGACGTGACGCGCACCCGTAACTATCCTGGCGTGGCCGGCACCGGCGGCTGGGAGTTTGCCGAGAACGCCAACTTCCTCGCCAACGCGGAGAAGGTGGCTACCGACGCAGTGGAGATGTGTACGGCCAAGCCCCTCGGCTCGAGCGGCATGAAGGACATCATCATGTCGCCGTCACACGCGATGCTCACCATTCACGAGATTGTGGCGCATGCCACCGAGCTCGATCGCATTGTGGGCTATGAGGCCAACTATGCCGGCACGAGTTTCGTCAAACTCTCCGACGTGGGCAAGCTCAAGTATGGCTCCAAGCTGTTCAACGTGACCTGCGACAAGACCAGCACCGGTCTGGGTACCGTGGGCTTCGACGACGATGGCGTGAAGACGCAGAAGTGGCCGCTCATTCGTGATGGCGTGCTGGTGGGTCTGCAGACTAATCGCGAAACGGCGCACTTCATTGGCGAGAAGGAGAGCCGCGGCTGCACTTTCGGCAGCACCTGGCGCGATTATCCGTTCCTCCGCATGCCCAACGTGCACGTGGAGCCGGGTCCGGCCAACTCGCCCTCACTCGATCAGCTCATTGGCGATGTGAAGGACGGCGTGATGATCGACGGCCGTGGCAGCTACTCCATCGACCAGCAGCGCTACAACGGACAGTTTGGCGGCCACATCTTCTGGGAGATCAAGAACGGCAAGATCACCCGCCAGGTCACCGATGTCACCTACAACGCCATCACGACGGACTTCTGGGCCAATCTCGACGGCATCACCGGCCCGAACGAGTGGGAGATGCATGGGACGGGCGGCGACGCGAAGGGGCAGCCGACGCAAACCAACAGCATCTCGCACGGTTCGCCGTGGATGCTCATTCGCAACATCAATGTGGGGGCGGCGTTCGACTAG
- a CDS encoding metallopeptidase TldD-related protein produces MYTREQVKAITDKVIDMAKTDTAEVQFSGGERSGTRWANSSITTNLVQFDLNVNVTVRIGQKVGTASTRDISDAGLRAMVNEAVEDAKAANDSNNLPELLGPQNYIPVDSALPNMVAVGPAERGRMVKESIDIAAARGVVGAGYMPKNDMANCTANSKGLFAYYRSADLGFVLTCRMADGSGSGFAAISGVKDFSMIDVKSLTETAAGKALRSRNAKALEPGRYTVILEPRANARFLSLATGLFNRGGGFGGGPGGPGGPPGGGAPGGGGGGGGGGGQFGGPGGPDTFMRGKKVGDRIFSELFTLKSDVGNSILRQSTIGPDNRPARPVTWVENGVLRTLGPNAGATPNQSLVQGGSELSVEDMIRQTRRGLLVTSFWYIRGVPSQEQPLLNTGMTRDGLFLIENGEIVGPVQNFRWNMSPIVGYNNLTLVGKPVPMLLGESFDSGNAALVPPVRIEEFYMTSVSPAV; encoded by the coding sequence ATGTACACACGCGAACAGGTCAAAGCCATCACCGACAAGGTGATCGACATGGCAAAGACCGACACGGCCGAAGTGCAGTTTTCCGGCGGTGAACGGTCCGGCACCCGGTGGGCGAATTCGTCCATCACCACCAACCTCGTGCAGTTCGATCTCAACGTGAATGTCACGGTGCGCATCGGACAAAAGGTCGGTACCGCCAGCACGCGGGACATCTCGGATGCCGGGCTGCGGGCCATGGTAAACGAAGCGGTGGAAGATGCCAAGGCCGCCAACGATTCCAACAACCTGCCCGAACTGCTCGGCCCGCAGAACTACATCCCGGTCGATTCCGCGCTGCCCAACATGGTGGCCGTTGGTCCCGCCGAGCGTGGGCGCATGGTGAAGGAAAGCATCGACATCGCCGCAGCGCGCGGTGTGGTGGGCGCCGGCTACATGCCCAAGAACGACATGGCCAACTGCACGGCCAACTCGAAGGGGCTCTTTGCCTACTACCGCTCGGCTGATCTGGGCTTCGTGCTCACCTGTCGCATGGCCGACGGAAGCGGCTCAGGCTTCGCGGCCATCAGCGGCGTGAAGGACTTCAGCATGATCGACGTGAAGTCGCTCACGGAAACGGCGGCGGGCAAGGCGCTGCGCAGTCGCAATGCCAAGGCGCTCGAGCCGGGTCGCTATACGGTCATTCTCGAGCCGCGTGCCAACGCGCGCTTTCTGTCACTGGCTACGGGCCTGTTCAATCGTGGCGGCGGATTTGGTGGCGGTCCCGGCGGACCGGGCGGACCACCGGGTGGTGGCGCTCCAGGCGGCGGCGGCGGCGGTGGTGGTGGTGGTGGGCAGTTTGGTGGTCCGGGTGGCCCCGACACCTTCATGCGTGGCAAGAAGGTTGGTGACCGCATCTTCAGCGAACTCTTCACGCTCAAGAGCGACGTGGGCAACAGCATCCTGCGTCAGTCCACCATTGGCCCGGACAATCGTCCCGCGCGTCCGGTCACCTGGGTGGAGAACGGTGTGTTGCGCACCCTGGGGCCCAACGCCGGCGCCACACCCAATCAGAGTCTCGTGCAGGGCGGCAGCGAGCTGTCGGTGGAGGACATGATCCGTCAGACGCGGCGTGGTCTGCTGGTGACGTCGTTCTGGTACATCCGCGGTGTGCCATCGCAGGAGCAGCCGCTGCTCAACACCGGTATGACACGCGACGGACTCTTCCTCATCGAGAATGGGGAGATCGTGGGCCCCGTGCAGAACTTCCGCTGGAACATGTCTCCCATCGTCGGCTACAACAACCTCACGCTGGTCGGCAAGCCGGTGCCCATGCTGCTCGGGGAATCCTTCGACAGCGGCAACGCGGCGCTCGTACCGCCGGTGCGCATCGAGGAGTTCTACATGACGTCCGTCTCTCCCGCGGTCTGA